One segment of Streptomyces sp. NBC_01463 DNA contains the following:
- a CDS encoding FAD-dependent oxidoreductase produces the protein MRTRTENTARVVVIGAGMAGARLAARVPDVTVIGEESHAPYNRVLLAEVLAGRYPADVIALPPAEVRRGVRVVRIDRADRLVHCDDGSVVHYGRLVLATGSNPVLPPLRGLGNTMPDGVHAFRTLDDCLALRASVRPGVSAVVIGGGLLGVSAARALAECGAQVVLAQQGEHLMERQLDAESAGLLRRHLESLGVEVHTECRVRGLRCADGAVRAVELADGYELAAEITVLACGVRPRTGLAQAAGLEVRKGVVVDDELRTSDPYIHAVGDCAEHRSTVYGLAGPALEQADVLAEVLAGRPARYDGTRALTRLTLNGPADPGTGSLDLAAFGDSRPLPGDDVIRLADATRGAYRTVVVRGDRLAGGVLLGDLAAVGTLARTWQDDEPLPAETSLLHLLTNDGGF, from the coding sequence ATGAGGACACGGACGGAGAACACGGCGCGGGTGGTGGTGATCGGTGCCGGGATGGCGGGCGCACGGCTCGCCGCCCGGGTGCCCGATGTCACCGTCATCGGCGAGGAGTCGCACGCCCCCTACAACCGGGTGCTGCTGGCCGAGGTGCTGGCCGGGCGGTATCCGGCGGACGTCATCGCGCTTCCCCCGGCCGAGGTCAGGCGCGGGGTGCGGGTGGTGCGGATCGACCGGGCCGACCGGCTGGTGCACTGCGACGACGGAAGCGTCGTGCACTACGGCCGGCTGGTGCTCGCGACCGGTTCCAACCCGGTGCTCCCGCCGCTGCGCGGGCTCGGGAACACCATGCCGGACGGGGTGCACGCCTTTCGCACCCTGGACGACTGCCTGGCGCTGCGCGCCTCGGTGCGTCCGGGGGTGAGCGCGGTCGTCATCGGCGGCGGTCTCCTCGGTGTCTCGGCGGCCCGGGCACTGGCCGAGTGCGGCGCCCAGGTGGTGCTGGCCCAGCAGGGCGAGCACCTCATGGAACGGCAGCTGGACGCCGAGTCGGCCGGACTGCTGCGACGGCACCTGGAGTCCCTCGGCGTCGAGGTGCACACCGAGTGCCGGGTGCGCGGGCTGCGCTGCGCGGACGGCGCGGTGCGGGCCGTGGAGCTCGCCGACGGCTACGAGCTGGCGGCCGAGATCACCGTGCTGGCCTGCGGGGTGCGTCCCCGGACGGGCCTCGCGCAGGCGGCCGGTCTGGAGGTCCGCAAGGGCGTCGTCGTCGACGACGAGCTGCGCACCTCCGATCCGTACATCCACGCCGTCGGGGACTGCGCCGAGCACCGCTCCACCGTGTACGGGCTCGCGGGCCCGGCGCTGGAGCAGGCCGATGTGCTGGCCGAAGTGCTGGCCGGGCGACCCGCCCGCTACGACGGCACCCGGGCCCTGACCCGGCTGACGCTGAACGGGCCGGCCGACCCCGGCACCGGATCGCTCGACCTCGCCGCCTTCGGCGACTCCCGGCCGCTGCCCGGCGACGACGTGATCCGGCTGGCGGACGCCACCCGGGGCGCGTACCGCACGGTCGTCGTCCGCGGCGACCGGCTGGCGGGCGGTGTGCTGCTCGGCGATCTCGCCGCGGTCGGCACCCTGGCCCGCACCTGGCAGGACGACGAACCGCTCCCCGCCGAAACGTCCCTGCTCCACCTGCTCACCAACGACGGAGGCTTCTGA
- a CDS encoding TSUP family transporter, which produces MPDITLTTLVVLCLAAAAAGWIDAVVGGGGLLLLPALLLGLPHLPAAQILGTNKAVAIVGTSGAAVTYARKAPVKVGTAIRIGLAALAGSMTGAFFAAGISSEVLRPVIMVVLVAVAAFVMLRPQFGRSAADGTAPGVTRARTVTAIVLVGGGIGLYDGLFGPGTGTFLVLALTAVLHLDLVTASATAKIVNVCTNGGALAMFAYQGNVLWQLAALMAVFNLAGGLFGARMALRKGSEFVRGVLLVVVFSLVAKLAFDQWHA; this is translated from the coding sequence ATGCCTGACATCACTCTGACCACCCTGGTCGTACTGTGCCTCGCCGCGGCCGCGGCCGGCTGGATCGACGCCGTGGTCGGAGGTGGCGGCCTCCTCCTGCTGCCCGCGCTGCTGCTCGGCCTGCCGCACCTCCCGGCCGCCCAGATCCTCGGCACCAACAAGGCGGTCGCCATCGTCGGCACCTCGGGCGCCGCCGTCACCTATGCGCGCAAGGCCCCGGTGAAGGTCGGCACGGCGATACGGATCGGGCTCGCCGCCCTGGCCGGATCGATGACCGGCGCGTTCTTCGCCGCCGGGATCAGCAGCGAGGTGCTGCGCCCGGTGATCATGGTGGTGCTGGTGGCCGTCGCCGCGTTCGTGATGCTGCGGCCCCAGTTCGGCCGGTCCGCCGCGGACGGCACGGCGCCCGGGGTCACCCGGGCCCGTACCGTCACCGCGATCGTCCTGGTGGGCGGCGGCATCGGCCTGTACGACGGACTGTTCGGACCGGGCACCGGCACCTTCCTCGTGCTGGCGCTCACCGCGGTGCTCCACCTCGACCTGGTGACGGCCTCCGCCACCGCCAAGATCGTCAACGTCTGCACCAACGGCGGCGCCCTGGCGATGTTCGCCTACCAGGGCAACGTGCTGTGGCAGCTGGCCGCGCTGATGGCGGTGTTCAACCTGGCGGGCGGCCTGTTCGGGGCGAGGATGGCGCTGCGCAAGGGCAGCGAGTTCGTCCGCGGGGTGCTGCTGGTGGTCGTCTTCTCCCTGGTCGCGAAGCTCGCCTTCGACCAGTGGCACGCCTGA
- the nirB gene encoding nitrite reductase large subunit NirB, with translation MPVSTFPTAHTSTAAAVPTIVVVGHGMVGQRFLEALADRGLTATAGTARVVVLCEEPRAAYDRVQLTSYFSGKTPEDLSLVEQGFMERHGFELRVGDPADSLDREARTVTARSGETFRYDTLVLATGSYPFVPPVPGKDTEGCFVYRTIEDLLAIEEYAKTATTGAVVGGGLLGLEAAGALKGLGLDTHVVEFAPRLMPVQVDDGGGAALLRTIENMGLTVHTGVGTQEVTAGEDGSVNGMSLSDGSSLATDLVVFSAGVRPRDQLARDCGLAVGQRGGIIVDDECRTSDPAVFAIGECALASDGRVYGLVAPGYEMAQTAAEVIAGNEAAFTGADLSTKLKLLGVDVASFGDAHGTSEGCLDVVYADSRSGVYKKLVIGRDGTLLGGVLVGDADQYGTLRPMTGTVLPVAPEQLVLPAGAGGPVTLGPSSLPDEAVICSCHNVTKGAICEHTTLPEVKKCTKAGTGCGSCVKVIGQLLPQSQDKGLCGCFPYTRSELYEIVRTLEITSYAELLDSHGREAARGGDGCEVCKPTVGSVIASLAPTVGASGYVLDGEQAALQDTNDHFLANLQRNGSYSIVPRIPGGEITPEKLIVIGEVARDFGLYTKITGGQRIDLFGARVDQLPLIWTRLVDAGFESGHAYGKSLRTVKSCVGQTWCRYGVQDSVKMAIDLELRYRGLRSPHKLKSAVSGCARECAEARGKDFGIIATAQGWNLYVGGNGGATPRHADLLAQDLSDAELVRLIDRFLMFYIRTADRLERTSTWLDRIEGGLEHVRDVVVHDSLGLCDELERLMADHVRGYRDEWAETINDPERLRRFVTFVNAPDAPDPSVKFVPERDQVKPDLDILAGPVLAIRTLEGTAS, from the coding sequence ATGCCGGTGTCCACGTTCCCGACCGCCCACACCTCCACCGCGGCGGCCGTGCCGACCATCGTGGTCGTCGGACACGGAATGGTCGGCCAGCGTTTCCTGGAGGCCCTCGCCGACCGCGGGCTGACGGCCACCGCGGGCACCGCCCGGGTCGTCGTCCTGTGCGAGGAGCCCCGCGCCGCCTACGACCGGGTGCAGCTGACCTCGTACTTCTCGGGGAAGACCCCCGAGGACCTGTCGCTCGTCGAGCAGGGCTTCATGGAGCGGCACGGCTTCGAGCTGCGGGTCGGCGACCCGGCCGATTCGCTGGACCGCGAGGCGCGCACGGTCACCGCGCGCTCCGGTGAGACCTTCCGTTACGACACGCTGGTGCTGGCCACCGGCTCGTACCCGTTCGTCCCGCCCGTCCCGGGCAAGGACACCGAGGGCTGCTTCGTCTACCGCACCATCGAGGACCTGCTCGCGATCGAGGAGTACGCGAAGACGGCGACGACCGGCGCGGTCGTCGGCGGCGGACTGCTCGGCCTGGAGGCGGCGGGCGCGCTCAAGGGGCTCGGACTGGACACGCACGTGGTCGAGTTCGCACCCCGGCTGATGCCCGTCCAGGTCGACGACGGCGGCGGCGCGGCGCTGCTGCGCACCATCGAGAACATGGGCCTGACCGTCCACACGGGCGTCGGCACCCAGGAGGTCACCGCGGGCGAGGACGGCTCGGTGAACGGGATGTCGCTCTCCGACGGCTCCTCGCTCGCCACGGACCTGGTGGTCTTCTCGGCCGGCGTCAGGCCCCGCGACCAGCTGGCCCGGGACTGCGGTCTGGCCGTCGGCCAGCGCGGCGGCATCATCGTCGACGACGAGTGCCGCACCTCCGACCCGGCGGTCTTCGCGATCGGCGAGTGCGCGCTCGCCTCCGACGGCCGGGTGTACGGGCTGGTGGCGCCCGGCTACGAGATGGCGCAGACGGCCGCCGAGGTGATCGCGGGCAACGAGGCGGCGTTCACCGGCGCCGACCTGTCGACGAAGCTGAAGCTCCTCGGCGTGGACGTGGCGTCCTTCGGTGACGCGCACGGCACCTCCGAGGGCTGCCTCGACGTCGTGTACGCGGACTCCCGCTCCGGCGTCTACAAGAAGCTGGTGATCGGCCGGGACGGCACACTGCTCGGCGGGGTGCTCGTCGGGGACGCCGACCAATACGGCACGCTGCGCCCGATGACGGGCACGGTCCTGCCGGTCGCCCCCGAGCAGCTGGTACTGCCGGCCGGCGCGGGCGGCCCGGTCACCCTCGGCCCGTCCTCGCTGCCCGACGAGGCGGTCATCTGCTCCTGCCACAACGTCACCAAGGGCGCGATCTGCGAGCACACCACGCTGCCCGAGGTGAAGAAGTGCACCAAGGCGGGTACCGGCTGCGGCAGTTGCGTCAAGGTCATCGGGCAGCTGCTCCCGCAGAGCCAGGACAAGGGCCTGTGCGGCTGCTTCCCGTACACCCGCAGCGAGCTGTACGAGATCGTCCGCACCCTGGAGATCACCTCCTACGCCGAGCTGCTCGACTCGCACGGCCGTGAGGCGGCGCGCGGGGGCGACGGCTGCGAGGTCTGCAAGCCGACGGTCGGCTCCGTCATCGCCTCGCTGGCGCCGACGGTCGGCGCGAGCGGCTACGTCCTGGACGGCGAGCAGGCGGCCCTCCAGGACACCAACGACCACTTCCTCGCCAACCTCCAGCGCAACGGCTCCTACTCGATCGTGCCGCGCATCCCCGGCGGCGAGATCACCCCGGAGAAGCTGATCGTGATCGGTGAGGTGGCCCGGGACTTCGGCCTCTACACCAAGATCACCGGTGGTCAGCGGATCGACCTGTTCGGTGCCCGCGTCGACCAGCTGCCGCTGATCTGGACCCGGCTGGTCGACGCGGGCTTCGAGTCGGGGCACGCGTACGGGAAGTCGCTGCGGACGGTCAAGTCCTGTGTGGGGCAGACCTGGTGCCGCTACGGCGTGCAGGACTCGGTGAAGATGGCGATCGACCTGGAGCTGCGCTACCGGGGCCTGCGCTCCCCGCACAAGCTGAAGTCGGCGGTCTCGGGCTGCGCCCGGGAGTGCGCGGAGGCCCGCGGCAAGGACTTCGGGATCATCGCCACCGCCCAGGGCTGGAACCTGTACGTGGGCGGCAACGGCGGTGCCACCCCGCGCCACGCGGACCTGCTCGCCCAGGACCTCTCGGACGCCGAACTGGTGCGGCTCATCGACCGGTTCCTGATGTTCTACATCCGCACGGCGGACCGGCTGGAGCGCACCTCGACCTGGCTGGACCGCATCGAGGGCGGCCTGGAGCACGTCCGGGACGTCGTCGTCCACGACTCGCTGGGGCTCTGCGACGAGCTGGAGCGGCTGATGGCCGACCACGTGCGCGGCTACCGCGACGAGTGGGCCGAGACCATCAACGACCCGGAGCGGCTGCGCCGCTTCGTGACCTTCGTCAACGCACCCGACGCCCCCGACCCGTCCGTGAAGTTCGTCCCGGAACGCGACCAGGTCAAGCCCGACCTGGACATCCTCGCCGGACCGGTGCTCGCCATCCGCACTCTCGAAGGGACCGCATCCTGA